The following coding sequences are from one Sphingobium sp. Cam5-1 window:
- a CDS encoding DUF3035 domain-containing protein, whose protein sequence is MRKLILAAGLISMLSACGGGGGLFNRARPDEFAVSRQAPLVIPPDYALVPPAPGTPAAASVDSSRAAMETMFGGPAQRSAAESAALSEAGRANAAAGIRSSVGDPGTEVVDKGAATREIIAAPEGDGQDARAAIPQQ, encoded by the coding sequence ATGCGTAAACTGATCCTCGCCGCTGGCCTGATTTCCATGCTGTCCGCCTGCGGTGGCGGCGGCGGCCTGTTTAACCGGGCGCGCCCCGATGAGTTCGCCGTCTCGCGTCAGGCGCCGCTGGTGATCCCGCCCGATTATGCGCTGGTCCCGCCCGCGCCGGGCACGCCCGCCGCCGCGTCGGTTGATTCGAGTCGTGCTGCCATGGAAACCATGTTCGGCGGTCCTGCCCAGCGCAGCGCGGCTGAAAGCGCGGCGTTGAGCGAAGCAGGTCGTGCCAATGCGGCGGCAGGCATCCGCTCCTCCGTTGGCGATCCGGGCACGGAAGTCGTCGACAAGGGCGCCGCGACCCGCGAAATCATCGCCGCGCCGGAAGGTGACGGGCAGGACGCCCGCGCCGCGATCCCGCAGCAGTAA
- a CDS encoding cation:proton antiporter domain-containing protein, with product MPTPPAAAAHAPLNATDLLLSEGVILLGAAVLFVMLFRRFGLGAVLGYLVAGALVGPQGLGLVGGAESKLAIAEIGIVLLLFLVGLELHPARLWRLKRDIFALGLAQVVMCGLALTAIIYFSTGFTWGAAIALGLPLALSSTAQVLPSLKSSGRINSPFGEKVFSILLFQDLSIVPLITIVAALSRNPADVGGPPGIQLAGYTVAAIAGLVLAGRFILRPLLQLVGRLGERELFVAVGLFTVLAAAALMHALHLSTALGAFVAGVMLADSPYRHEIEADVEPFRSILLGLFFLAVGMVLDLHAVAANPLFVIGMAAMLVITKALLITGLARLFGMEWTQAIGAGLLLSQGGEFGFVLFAQAQNALLIAPQGASLFSAIVTFSMATTPFLMLFARRLEFAQPKGQRNPAGPDEATRGTAIIVGYGRFGQTVAQMLMGHGFEVVLIDKKPAQIEVSSRFDMKVYYGDGTRIDLLRRSGAEEARLIAFCHDDPSLDSRVLEPIAEAFPQAALLVRAFDRRQLLALKDMDLAGVVREVFESAICMGIQAMDTLGVPQAEIEEVERKYRENDDQRLTVQGEQGTLLAAKELMFRPGRRMRLMARGEEEEKT from the coding sequence ATGCCTACTCCCCCTGCTGCGGCGGCGCATGCACCCTTGAACGCGACCGACCTTCTGCTGTCCGAAGGCGTAATCCTGCTGGGTGCGGCGGTGCTGTTCGTCATGCTGTTTCGCCGTTTCGGCCTTGGCGCAGTGCTGGGCTATCTGGTTGCCGGGGCATTGGTCGGCCCACAAGGTCTTGGCCTTGTAGGCGGGGCGGAATCGAAGCTCGCCATTGCCGAAATTGGCATCGTCCTGCTGCTTTTCCTCGTCGGCCTTGAACTGCATCCGGCGCGGCTCTGGCGATTGAAACGCGATATCTTCGCCCTCGGCCTTGCCCAAGTGGTGATGTGCGGTTTGGCTTTGACCGCGATCATCTATTTTTCGACCGGCTTCACCTGGGGCGCCGCTATTGCGCTCGGCCTTCCCTTGGCACTGTCTTCCACGGCACAGGTTCTGCCCAGCCTTAAAAGCAGTGGACGCATCAACTCTCCTTTTGGCGAGAAGGTCTTTTCGATCCTGCTTTTTCAGGATCTGTCGATCGTCCCGCTGATCACCATTGTGGCGGCATTGTCCCGGAACCCCGCGGATGTTGGCGGTCCTCCAGGCATCCAGCTTGCGGGCTATACGGTTGCTGCCATCGCAGGACTGGTACTCGCTGGGCGTTTCATCCTGCGCCCTTTGCTTCAGCTAGTGGGACGGTTGGGCGAGCGTGAATTGTTCGTGGCAGTCGGACTGTTCACGGTTCTTGCCGCTGCTGCCCTCATGCATGCGCTTCACCTGTCCACGGCGCTGGGCGCGTTCGTCGCGGGCGTGATGTTGGCCGACTCTCCTTATCGGCATGAGATAGAAGCGGATGTAGAACCATTCCGGTCGATCCTGCTGGGTCTGTTCTTCCTCGCGGTCGGCATGGTGCTGGACTTGCATGCCGTCGCGGCAAACCCCTTGTTCGTCATCGGCATGGCAGCGATGCTGGTTATAACAAAGGCATTGCTGATCACCGGCCTTGCCCGGCTGTTCGGCATGGAATGGACGCAGGCGATTGGCGCGGGCCTGTTGCTCAGCCAGGGCGGTGAATTCGGCTTTGTTCTTTTCGCCCAAGCGCAAAACGCCCTTTTGATCGCCCCTCAGGGCGCAAGCCTGTTCAGCGCGATTGTGACCTTTTCCATGGCCACGACGCCATTTCTCATGCTCTTTGCGCGAAGGTTGGAGTTCGCGCAGCCGAAAGGACAGCGAAATCCCGCTGGCCCGGACGAGGCAACGCGCGGAACCGCGATTATCGTGGGCTATGGGCGTTTCGGACAAACTGTCGCTCAGATGCTGATGGGGCACGGGTTCGAGGTCGTTCTGATCGACAAGAAGCCCGCCCAGATCGAGGTTTCGAGCCGGTTCGACATGAAAGTCTATTACGGCGATGGCACGCGAATCGATCTCCTTCGCCGATCCGGGGCCGAAGAAGCCCGCTTGATCGCTTTCTGCCATGACGATCCGTCGCTGGACAGCCGCGTATTGGAACCTATCGCCGAGGCATTCCCGCAAGCGGCACTGCTTGTCCGCGCCTTCGACCGGCGGCAATTGCTCGCATTGAAAGATATGGATCTGGCCGGGGTTGTCCGCGAAGTTTTCGAATCCGCCATTTGCATGGGGATCCAGGCGATGGACACGCTGGGCGTGCCACAGGCGGAAATAGAAGAGGTTGAGCGCAAATATCGCGAAAATGATGATCAGCGGCTGACGGTCCAGGGCGAGCAAGGGACGTTGCTGGCCGCCAAGGAACTGATGTTCAGGCCCGGCAGGCGAATGCGTCTGATGGCTCGGGGTGAAGAAGAGGAAAAAACATGA
- a CDS encoding iron-sulfur cluster assembly scaffold protein, with the protein MSAPLYNKDILRLAASIPHHRRLAQPQATVEKRSPTCGSRVTADVRMEGGKLVELGLDVKACALGQASASLMSAQAIGLTAAELETARDKLTAYLSGKGDDLNFWPGLTVLAPARGYPARHASIRLSFEAVAEAARAAEA; encoded by the coding sequence ATGAGCGCCCCCCTCTACAATAAGGACATATTGCGCCTCGCCGCCAGTATACCGCATCACCGGCGACTGGCACAGCCGCAGGCGACCGTGGAAAAACGATCGCCCACTTGCGGATCGCGAGTGACAGCAGACGTAAGAATGGAAGGCGGAAAGCTGGTCGAGCTAGGTCTGGACGTGAAAGCCTGCGCACTCGGTCAGGCTTCGGCTTCGCTTATGTCGGCTCAGGCAATTGGCCTGACAGCAGCCGAACTCGAGACCGCGCGAGACAAGTTGACTGCGTATCTCTCTGGCAAAGGCGATGATCTGAATTTCTGGCCGGGGTTGACCGTCCTCGCTCCAGCCCGAGGATATCCGGCGCGTCACGCTTCCATCCGGCTGAGTTTTGAGGCGGTGGCAGAAGCCGCACGCGCGGCGGAGGCCTGA
- a CDS encoding Fur family transcriptional regulator has protein sequence MAQHHHHHEPTGASLADAARNALEAQNEQWTPMRAAIFDALAAEEKPTSAYDIADSVSKVRGKRVAPNSVYRILDLFVANNIAMRVESANAYIANAHPGCHHDCIFLVCRNCKEATHIDNDVVTNDVRAVAEHQGFRAERPVIEILGTCAKCVA, from the coding sequence ATGGCCCAACACCATCATCATCACGAACCGACTGGCGCAAGCCTGGCCGACGCAGCCCGCAACGCGCTGGAAGCTCAGAACGAGCAGTGGACGCCCATGCGCGCCGCGATATTCGACGCGCTCGCCGCCGAAGAAAAGCCGACGTCGGCCTATGACATTGCCGACAGCGTCTCCAAGGTTCGGGGAAAGCGAGTGGCGCCGAACAGCGTCTATCGTATCCTCGACCTGTTCGTGGCGAACAACATCGCCATGCGCGTGGAAAGCGCGAACGCCTATATCGCTAACGCCCATCCGGGCTGCCATCACGATTGCATCTTCCTCGTCTGCCGCAACTGCAAGGAAGCAACCCATATCGATAATGATGTGGTGACGAACGACGTTCGCGCCGTGGCGGAACATCAAGGATTTCGGGCAGAACGGCCCGTGATCGAGATACTCGGAACCTGCGCCAAGTGCGTGGCGTGA
- the lspA gene encoding signal peptidase II, producing the protein MATVNHRPLGLIVAIVTLALDQLIKYTVTYPLALKSRMDEGIEILPIFRLRWLENRGVSMGFFHADTNMMRWILVGMTMLIAGFVGVWMWREKARQDVAALGLVLGGAIGNIVDRVRLGYVVDYADLHFGEWRPFLIFNLADAAITIGVLILLARALLLREKSAKTESLN; encoded by the coding sequence ATGGCAACTGTCAATCACCGTCCGCTCGGCCTGATCGTCGCGATCGTCACGCTCGCGCTGGACCAGCTCATCAAATACACCGTCACCTATCCGCTCGCGCTCAAGAGCCGGATGGATGAAGGGATCGAGATTCTGCCGATCTTCCGCCTGCGCTGGCTGGAAAATCGCGGTGTTTCGATGGGCTTTTTCCATGCCGACACGAACATGATGCGCTGGATTCTGGTTGGCATGACGATGCTTATCGCTGGTTTTGTCGGCGTGTGGATGTGGCGGGAAAAGGCGCGGCAGGATGTTGCGGCCCTAGGATTGGTCCTCGGCGGCGCCATTGGAAATATCGTTGACCGTGTTCGCCTTGGCTATGTCGTGGATTATGCCGATCTGCACTTTGGCGAATGGCGCCCCTTTCTCATATTCAACCTAGCCGACGCCGCGATCACGATCGGGGTGCTGATCCTGCTTGCACGGGCGTTGCTGCTGCGCGAGAAGAGCGCAAAGACGGAGTCACTGAACTGA
- a CDS encoding ArsR/SmtB family transcription factor has protein sequence MLKVEEAPARLFAALGDVTRLGLIRRLSDGTERSIAQLSDGLPISRQAVAKHLDVLLGAGLVRRARSGREALFTLEREAIAGARDWLAQVSSQWDETLGRLKNFVESQP, from the coding sequence ATGTTGAAGGTTGAGGAAGCACCTGCGCGGCTGTTTGCCGCATTGGGCGACGTCACACGCTTGGGGCTGATCAGGCGACTTTCCGACGGGACGGAACGATCGATCGCCCAATTAAGCGATGGCCTGCCGATCAGCCGTCAAGCGGTCGCGAAGCATCTCGACGTCCTGCTGGGCGCGGGACTGGTGCGCCGCGCACGATCCGGACGTGAGGCGCTTTTCACCCTGGAACGTGAGGCGATCGCGGGCGCGCGGGATTGGCTTGCGCAAGTCTCAAGTCAGTGGGACGAGACTTTGGGCAGGCTCAAGAACTTCGTCGAGAGCCAGCCCTAG
- the dxs gene encoding 1-deoxy-D-xylulose-5-phosphate synthase: MPLMNDSPTTPLLDQVTWPADLRTLKPEQLPQLADELRQEVISAVGVTGGHLGSGLGVVELTTAIHYVFDTPNDKLVWDVGHQCYPHKVLTGRRDRIRTLRQGGGLSGFTKRAESEYDPFGAAHSSTSISAALGFAVASKLAGKPGKGIAVIGDGAMSAGMAYEAMNNAREAGNRLIVILNDNDMSIAPPVGGLSAYLARLVSSREFLGLRDLAKRLARKLPRPLHNAARKTDEFARGMAMGGTLFEELGFYYVGPIDGHNLDQLIPVLENVRDAAEGPCLVHVVTQKGKGYAPAEAAADKYHGVQKFDVITGAQAKAPPGPPSYTAVFANALVAEARRDSTICAITAAMPSGTGLDKFAEAFPERSFDVGIAEQHAVTFAAGLAAQGMRPFCAIYSTFLQRAYDQVVHDVAIQNLPVRFAIDRAGLVGADGSTHAGSFDITYLATLPNMVVMAASDEAELVHMVHTCAVHDSGPIAVRYPRGNGVGVPLPATPEKLEIGKGRIVRDGRQVAILSLGTRLEEALRAADALEAKGLSTTVADLRFAKPLDEAMIRRLLTTHEVAVTIEEGAIGGLGAHVLTLASDLGLIDNGLKLRTLRLPDVFQDQDKPELQYADARLDAAAIIDTVLTALRHNSAGMASEARA, encoded by the coding sequence ATGCCTTTAATGAATGACAGTCCCACAACGCCGCTGCTCGACCAGGTCACCTGGCCCGCAGATCTGCGCACGCTCAAGCCCGAGCAACTGCCTCAGCTTGCCGATGAACTCCGGCAGGAAGTGATTTCTGCCGTCGGCGTGACTGGCGGCCACCTGGGATCAGGGCTGGGAGTGGTCGAACTGACGACCGCTATCCATTATGTTTTCGACACGCCCAATGACAAGCTGGTCTGGGATGTGGGCCACCAATGCTATCCGCACAAGGTGCTGACCGGTCGGCGCGACCGCATCCGGACCCTTCGCCAGGGCGGCGGCCTTTCGGGTTTCACCAAACGGGCCGAGAGCGAATATGACCCCTTCGGCGCTGCTCACAGTTCGACATCCATCAGCGCGGCACTGGGTTTTGCCGTTGCCAGCAAGCTTGCAGGCAAGCCGGGCAAGGGCATAGCCGTGATCGGCGATGGCGCCATGTCGGCGGGCATGGCCTATGAAGCCATGAACAACGCGCGTGAGGCCGGAAACAGGCTGATCGTGATCCTGAACGACAATGACATGTCGATCGCACCTCCAGTAGGCGGCCTTTCCGCCTACCTCGCGCGCTTGGTATCGAGCCGGGAATTTCTGGGCCTGCGCGACCTTGCCAAGCGGCTCGCGCGCAAATTGCCCCGCCCTCTCCACAATGCCGCCCGCAAAACCGATGAATTTGCGCGCGGCATGGCGATGGGTGGCACCTTGTTCGAGGAACTGGGCTTCTACTATGTCGGTCCGATCGACGGCCATAATCTCGATCAGTTGATACCTGTTCTGGAAAATGTCCGGGATGCCGCTGAAGGGCCGTGCCTCGTTCATGTCGTGACCCAAAAAGGCAAGGGCTACGCTCCAGCGGAAGCAGCAGCCGACAAATATCATGGCGTCCAAAAGTTCGACGTCATCACCGGGGCGCAGGCAAAGGCACCTCCGGGACCGCCCAGCTATACTGCGGTGTTTGCCAACGCCCTGGTCGCCGAAGCCCGGCGCGATAGCACTATCTGCGCGATTACCGCTGCCATGCCGTCGGGCACAGGTCTCGACAAGTTCGCGGAGGCTTTCCCTGAACGTTCCTTCGACGTGGGGATTGCCGAACAACATGCGGTAACCTTCGCTGCCGGGCTTGCGGCACAGGGCATGCGGCCTTTCTGCGCCATCTATTCGACCTTTCTCCAGCGCGCTTATGATCAGGTCGTGCATGATGTCGCGATCCAGAATCTCCCGGTGCGCTTCGCCATCGATCGGGCCGGGCTGGTGGGTGCAGACGGTTCGACCCATGCGGGCAGCTTCGACATCACCTATCTCGCCACGCTCCCCAATATGGTCGTCATGGCGGCTTCCGACGAAGCAGAACTGGTCCATATGGTCCACACCTGCGCCGTTCATGACAGCGGACCGATCGCCGTCCGTTATCCACGTGGCAATGGCGTGGGCGTGCCATTACCCGCGACGCCCGAGAAGCTGGAGATCGGCAAGGGACGAATCGTCCGGGACGGCCGACAGGTCGCCATATTGTCGCTCGGCACCCGTCTGGAGGAAGCGTTGCGCGCCGCTGACGCATTGGAAGCGAAAGGCTTATCCACCACTGTAGCGGATTTGCGCTTCGCCAAGCCATTGGACGAAGCGATGATCCGTCGCCTGCTCACCACGCATGAAGTCGCCGTGACGATTGAGGAAGGCGCCATTGGGGGCTTGGGCGCGCATGTATTGACGCTGGCGAGTGATCTGGGGCTGATCGACAATGGCCTGAAGCTGCGTACGCTGCGCCTGCCGGATGTTTTCCAGGATCAGGACAAGCCGGAACTACAATATGCAGACGCGCGGCTGGATGCGGCGGCGATCATCGACACCGTATTGACGGCGTTACGGCATAACAGCGCCGGGATGGCGTCAGAAGCTCGGGCATAA
- a CDS encoding DUF423 domain-containing protein: protein MIPVLASLSAALAIAAGAFGAHGASSHEVAEWLRTGGLYQLIHAVAALTLFHEARGAASLLLVGAAIFAFTLYAMAMGGPRWLGAVTPIGGTLIIAGWLWAAWAYWRG from the coding sequence ATGATTCCGGTCCTGGCCTCGCTTTCGGCGGCGCTCGCCATCGCTGCTGGCGCTTTCGGTGCCCATGGCGCATCCAGCCACGAGGTGGCCGAATGGTTGCGAACTGGCGGCTTATATCAGTTGATCCACGCGGTTGCCGCATTGACGCTGTTTCATGAAGCGCGCGGCGCGGCGTCGCTGCTTCTGGTGGGCGCCGCGATCTTTGCATTCACCCTCTATGCCATGGCCATGGGAGGTCCGCGTTGGCTGGGCGCCGTGACGCCTATTGGTGGCACGTTGATAATTGCGGGGTGGTTGTGGGCGGCTTGGGCCTATTGGCGCGGCTGA
- a CDS encoding isoleucine--tRNA ligase, with translation MTDQPDYKSTVFLPVTDFPMKAGLAQKEPAILARWEEMDLYGKLRERRKGRERFILHDGPPYANGDIHMGHAMNKVLKDIIVRSQSLLGKDAPYVPGWDCHGLPIEWKIEEEYRKKKQNKDEVPPQEFRAQCRAYADKWVGVQKEQFKRLGVMGDWDDPYLTMKFDAEATIVSELLKFAESGQLYRGAKPVMWSPVEKTALAEAEVEYEDIVSTQIDVAFEIIEAPNAPELVGAHAVIWTTTPWTIPVNQALAYGPDVEYVEIILRGMGFAGGGPDPFDVSLHPSLKLLRGTRYLVATDLMGHFFNRVAAAYRAISVAVFEDENKAKPVFENGPERFKGYQLDGAKALHPMHALGGFFAKPRPFLAGDFVTTDTGTGLVHMAPDHGEDDFALCKANGINPVFAVENDGKYREDWLWLGGQGSVINPKFVSKDGPICTDLREAGGLLAASDDFKHSYPHSWRSKAKIIFRCTPQWFIPMDRAMSDGIIPRCAEEEAILARQGNGATLRGTALDAIENTRWVPERSINRIRSMVEGRPDWVISRQRAWGVPIALYVHRKTGEYLVDKAVNQRIVEAFKAGGADAWFGADHQALLGLDYNLNDYEVVNDILDVWFDSGSTHSFVVESRYGEGVRADLYLEGSDQHRGWFQSSLLESSGTRGRAPYDAVLTHGFALDGQGRKMSKSLGNVVDPLKVIGESGSDILRVWVASTDYFDDVRIGKEVLAGSSDAYRKLRNTFRYLLGALSDFSEDEKLPVTEMPELERYMLHRLAALDAELKGVVEKAAGSENWLEFSRYTRALFDFANSDLSAFFFDIRKDCLYCDAKSDPKRRAYRTVLDTLFHALVRYAAPIIPFTAEEVWQSRYPNHEESVHFLEWPEVDPTWLNQGLDEKWTEIRSQRDQVNEAIEPLRREKVIRSSLEADVAMGMQVPSDGVNFAEIAIVARIETGVGEGIVVKPSEWHKCGRCWRLLPEVEEDGTLCNRCDEVLAG, from the coding sequence ATGACCGACCAGCCCGACTATAAAAGCACCGTCTTCCTCCCCGTAACCGACTTCCCAATGAAGGCGGGCCTTGCGCAAAAGGAACCGGCGATCCTCGCGCGCTGGGAGGAAATGGACCTTTACGGCAAGCTGCGCGAACGGCGGAAAGGCCGCGAACGCTTCATCCTTCATGACGGCCCGCCCTACGCCAATGGCGACATTCATATGGGCCATGCGATGAACAAGGTGCTGAAGGACATCATCGTCCGCAGCCAATCGCTGCTCGGCAAGGATGCGCCTTACGTCCCCGGCTGGGACTGCCACGGCCTTCCGATCGAATGGAAGATCGAGGAGGAATATCGCAAGAAGAAGCAGAACAAGGACGAGGTTCCGCCCCAAGAATTCCGTGCCCAGTGCCGCGCCTATGCGGACAAATGGGTCGGCGTGCAGAAGGAGCAGTTCAAGCGCCTTGGCGTGATGGGTGATTGGGACGATCCCTATCTCACCATGAAGTTCGACGCCGAAGCTACCATCGTGTCTGAACTGCTGAAGTTCGCGGAGAGCGGTCAGCTTTATCGCGGTGCCAAGCCCGTCATGTGGTCCCCGGTCGAAAAGACCGCGCTGGCCGAGGCGGAGGTTGAGTATGAGGACATCGTCTCGACCCAGATCGACGTGGCGTTCGAGATCATCGAAGCGCCGAACGCGCCTGAACTGGTCGGTGCGCATGCGGTGATCTGGACGACGACGCCCTGGACGATTCCGGTCAATCAGGCTTTGGCTTATGGGCCGGATGTTGAGTATGTCGAAATTATACTTCGAGGAATGGGGTTTGCTGGTGGCGGCCCTGACCCATTTGATGTGTCGCTCCATCCTTCATTGAAGCTTTTGCGCGGCACTCGCTATCTCGTCGCTACCGATCTTATGGGGCACTTCTTCAACCGCGTTGCAGCCGCTTATCGAGCAATTTCTGTCGCCGTTTTCGAGGACGAGAACAAGGCGAAGCCGGTTTTTGAGAACGGCCCGGAACGCTTTAAAGGCTATCAACTCGACGGGGCAAAAGCGTTGCACCCGATGCACGCCCTCGGCGGCTTCTTCGCCAAGCCGCGCCCGTTCCTAGCGGGCGATTTCGTCACTACCGACACGGGCACCGGCCTCGTCCACATGGCGCCCGACCATGGCGAGGACGACTTCGCGCTCTGCAAGGCCAATGGTATCAATCCGGTCTTCGCCGTCGAGAATGACGGCAAATATCGCGAGGACTGGCTCTGGCTCGGCGGCCAAGGCTCCGTCATCAACCCCAAGTTCGTCAGCAAGGACGGCCCGATCTGCACCGACCTGCGCGAGGCGGGCGGGCTGCTCGCTGCGTCCGATGACTTCAAGCACAGCTATCCCCATAGCTGGCGTTCCAAGGCAAAGATTATCTTCCGCTGCACCCCGCAATGGTTCATCCCGATGGACCGCGCGATGAGCGATGGCATCATCCCACGCTGTGCCGAGGAAGAAGCTATCCTCGCCCGCCAAGGCAATGGCGCGACCCTACGCGGGACGGCGCTCGACGCGATCGAAAACACCCGTTGGGTTCCCGAGCGCTCGATCAATCGCATCCGCTCGATGGTCGAAGGCCGCCCCGACTGGGTCATCAGCCGCCAGCGCGCATGGGGCGTGCCCATCGCCCTCTATGTTCACCGCAAGACCGGCGAATATCTCGTTGATAAAGCTGTCAATCAGCGCATTGTCGAAGCCTTCAAAGCTGGCGGCGCGGATGCCTGGTTCGGCGCCGACCATCAGGCGCTGCTTGGCCTCGACTACAACCTCAACGACTATGAGGTCGTGAACGACATTCTCGACGTCTGGTTCGACAGCGGCTCGACCCACAGCTTCGTGGTCGAAAGCCGCTATGGCGAAGGCGTCCGCGCTGATCTTTATCTCGAAGGCTCCGACCAGCATCGCGGCTGGTTCCAGTCCTCCCTGCTAGAAAGCAGCGGCACCCGTGGCCGCGCGCCTTATGACGCCGTCCTCACCCACGGCTTCGCGCTGGACGGGCAGGGGCGCAAAATGTCGAAAAGTCTCGGCAACGTGGTCGATCCGCTGAAGGTCATCGGGGAGTCCGGTTCCGACATCCTGCGCGTCTGGGTCGCTAGCACCGATTATTTCGATGATGTCCGCATCGGCAAGGAAGTGTTGGCCGGATCGTCTGATGCCTATCGCAAACTTCGCAATACTTTCCGTTACTTGCTAGGTGCTCTTTCGGATTTCTCGGAAGATGAAAAGCTGCCCGTCACCGAAATGCCGGAGTTGGAGCGCTACATGCTCCACCGCCTCGCGGCTCTCGATGCAGAGCTTAAGGGCGTGGTCGAAAAGGCTGCGGGAAGCGAAAACTGGCTGGAGTTCAGTCGCTACACCCGCGCGCTGTTCGACTTCGCCAATAGCGACCTGTCCGCCTTCTTCTTCGACATCCGCAAGGACTGCCTCTACTGCGACGCGAAGAGCGATCCAAAACGCCGTGCCTACCGCACCGTGCTCGACACGCTCTTCCACGCGCTTGTCCGTTACGCCGCGCCGATCATCCCCTTCACCGCTGAGGAAGTTTGGCAAAGTCGCTATCCAAACCACGAGGAAAGCGTGCATTTCCTTGAATGGCCGGAAGTAGACCCGACTTGGCTCAACCAGGGCCTGGACGAGAAGTGGACCGAAATCCGCAGCCAGCGTGACCAGGTCAACGAAGCCATCGAACCCCTCCGCCGCGAAAAGGTCATCCGGTCCAGCCTTGAAGCCGATGTCGCCATGGGAATGCAGGTTCCCAGTGACGGTGTGAACTTCGCCGAAATCGCCATTGTCGCCCGCATCGAAACGGGCGTCGGCGAGGGCATCGTGGTCAAGCCGAGCGAGTGGCACAAATGCGGTCGCTGCTGGCGTCTGCTGCCCGAAGTCGAGGAGGACGGCACGCTCTGCAACCGCTGCGACGAAGTGCTGGCAGGTTGA
- a CDS encoding SRPBCC family protein, with protein sequence MVDSISKNIEIAASVERVWDALINHEKFGAWFQVALDQPFVAGEASTGHMTYPGFEEYRWEAWVVAIEPMRRFAFKWPATGGDKQLMDSGVPVPEWTLVEFLLEPAGSGTLLTVTESGFDKVPEPRRSNVMRSNDRGWAEQVKNIRKYVEG encoded by the coding sequence ATGGTGGATTCTATCAGTAAAAATATCGAAATCGCCGCGTCGGTCGAACGCGTTTGGGACGCGCTGATTAATCATGAAAAGTTCGGAGCCTGGTTCCAGGTGGCTCTGGATCAGCCTTTTGTCGCGGGCGAGGCATCGACGGGGCATATGACCTATCCCGGCTTTGAGGAATATCGCTGGGAAGCATGGGTCGTTGCAATCGAGCCCATGAGACGCTTCGCTTTTAAATGGCCTGCGACTGGCGGTGACAAGCAGTTGATGGACAGCGGCGTACCAGTGCCGGAATGGACATTGGTTGAGTTTCTGCTTGAACCCGCTGGCAGCGGTACATTGCTGACGGTCACGGAAAGCGGGTTTGACAAGGTGCCCGAGCCGCGCAGGAGCAATGTCATGCGCTCCAACGACCGTGGTTGGGCAGAGCAGGTGAAGAATATCCGAAAATATGTTGAAGGTTGA
- a CDS encoding bifunctional riboflavin kinase/FAD synthetase, translated as MERLESGVPIPAHLRGSIMALGNFDGFHLGHQAVVGRAVDRARAEGRPVIVATFDPHPMRLFRPENPWFRLTSLDQRQRLFAAAGADAMLVFAFTRQLAALSPEDFVDLLVDGMGVAGVVTGQDFTFGQGRTGTVETLATLGAARGMSAEAVAPITDEGGEVVSSSRIRAALKAGDCATATRLLTRPFAVQGMVQHGDKVGRTIGFPTANVDLGHYIRPVYGIYAVRGLLPDGRILDGAANLGIRPSFDPPKELLEPHFFDFAESLYDQCIEVQLIEFLRPEAKYEGLEALTAQIARDCDAARQILARTPHLA; from the coding sequence ATGGAGCGGCTGGAAAGCGGCGTCCCGATCCCTGCCCATTTGCGCGGGAGCATCATGGCGCTGGGCAATTTTGACGGATTTCACCTCGGTCATCAGGCTGTCGTCGGCCGCGCGGTGGACCGTGCCCGCGCGGAGGGCCGTCCCGTCATCGTCGCGACGTTCGACCCGCATCCCATGCGCCTGTTTCGCCCTGAAAATCCTTGGTTCCGCCTCACCAGCCTGGATCAGCGGCAGCGCCTGTTCGCCGCCGCCGGTGCCGACGCGATGCTCGTATTCGCCTTTACCCGCCAACTGGCCGCCTTGAGCCCGGAAGATTTCGTCGATCTGCTGGTGGACGGCATGGGCGTCGCGGGCGTCGTCACGGGTCAGGATTTCACCTTCGGCCAAGGCCGCACCGGCACCGTCGAAACGCTGGCCACCCTCGGCGCCGCGCGGGGCATGAGCGCCGAAGCCGTCGCGCCGATCACCGACGAAGGCGGGGAGGTGGTCTCCTCCAGCCGAATCCGTGCCGCGCTGAAAGCCGGAGACTGCGCCACGGCTACGCGCCTGCTGACACGCCCCTTCGCGGTGCAAGGGATGGTTCAGCATGGCGACAAGGTCGGCCGCACGATCGGCTTCCCCACCGCCAATGTCGATCTTGGCCATTACATCCGCCCGGTCTACGGCATCTATGCGGTGCGCGGCCTGCTGCCCGATGGCCGGATTCTCGACGGCGCAGCCAATCTCGGTATCCGGCCCAGCTTTGACCCGCCAAAGGAATTGCTGGAGCCGCACTTCTTCGATTTCGCCGAAAGCCTGTATGATCAGTGCATCGAGGTGCAGTTGATAGAATTTCTCCGGCCAGAGGCGAAATATGAAGGCCTCGAAGCCCTCACGGCCCAGATCGCCCGAGACTGCGACGCCGCGCGGCAAATCCTTGCGAGAACGCCGCACCTCGCCTAA